Genomic window (Ananas comosus cultivar F153 linkage group 1, ASM154086v1, whole genome shotgun sequence):
aaaaaatttattgaatgtATTCTATAATATTCAGaatatttacatattaaaattgtaGACAAAAACATGTATATACAATTGGGAGTACCATATATGTATgcctagaaataaaattttaaagttagataatataaattaaaatcaCATATTATTCTGtgatagcttaagcttttttGACGAAAAAATTGCTTGTTTTTGCATTTTATAGACTAAGATAGCtatttttacattttctttttacatttttaaacttataatatattaattcaaATCTATATTTTGGGCCTCTAGAGGTATCTCAAACTTAGTCATGATGGAgaacattaaatatataaattaaaatattattctcttatagCTTAAGGTTTTGAAGATAAAACGACTGCTTCATACTTTTTAGCATTTATAGCTTATGATTAATGTAtcatagctatatatatacactttcaGATGTTGAAGATCATATTTATCAGATTAGATTCATGATACTGCTCATCAACAATCGAGCATATTGCATAAAATTTGTGGATACACGGGGTCCACGCAATACATAATTTCTTATATAATGAATTGGAAACCACCGAATCCTCCCCGCGTATGGCGGGGCACTTCCTTGGGCCCcacctctttcttttttttcttctctctcataTTTTTACccacacaaatttttttttattatttttactatagatagaaaaaataaaatttcatataatttggaacCCAAAAAGGCCTCCCCTTATTATGGGGTTGTGGGAtccataaattttttgaaaattttttaggattaattacaTAGTGCTGTCCAAACTTTctaccattttttattttggatttttttttttgcaattaagttTTTAAACCTTTTAATTTCATTGCGATAAAAATAGcaaccgttaaaaaatattttggaattATTGAAATTATCGTCCCATCGCctgtttaatcttttttttcatgctaattttgattcctaaattttatatattttttactttagtctcCAAAATATAAATGAATTGGTAACCCTAAAGAAGGTCTCTTCTTATTTTGGAGGGTTGTGGAGCCCacacaattttttaaagaattattCGTGCTAATTTTGATATAGataatgtgaaattttaaatgGATGTCTTGATGCATGCGCAGcttagttatatattattaatatgttaCCCACAATTTAGGTATacacaaatttttttgacaaaaataaaattatctaaaatttcaaatagagAATTTCTTatccttcaatttatttatgttatcccatatatatatatataacccaaCCGAAGCCTCCCCGCGTTTGGCGCGGGGTTTCGgtgggtctttttttttttttaattctctttctcactctctctcacacactttctttctttccctctctctcactctctctcacacaccctacatcttttctcttttttttttctcaatatttttttatagttaaatatttttagaaaaaaatatactttaattttattttttaaatttattctttaatttttaattattcaatactgagacaaataatattgaaaaatattaatgcataataggaaaaaaaaatgatgttaatagttttttttttttgagaaatgggtagcaagctatctgcttcattcaaaATGatgttaatagttataataatttactgttatATTATATTTCCGCCACATCAcgcccgccgcatcgcgcggggcTGATGATGATGTAACACACAAAGGTGTGAAGCTACTTAGGTTAAAAATGGCCCTCTCTCCAACCATGAGCATATATAACATGGAGGAGTAAAGAAGGGAACGAATTGTTGTtgtattcttatatatatattttttgtctcTATTCTCCAAATTATACAAACACATTGAAAAACTTCAAAGCAAATGGCTTTACCCATATTATACACTTTAACTGTCCATGTTTGTAGGCGAATCTCAAGCTAGTCTAGATAGATGGAGGTGGTTAATTTGTTTGGTCTCATTGTTGTTTCCGTTTCAGCAATTCTAATCTTTAGTAACgtatttgaaaaattttattgcaGCAGAAAGCTGAAATGAGATTCCAGTATCAGAATGATCGATTATCTTGGTGGCTGGGGGGTTAGTTTGATGGTATTCGAgcttaaattatgtaaaaatagAATTCAAGTTTGGATCATCTGATCTGCCACGATCGATACCATATGAAACAATTGATTATACTTAAAATGTACACGATTAGAATTATATTTCAATATTTCTGTATTTCTTACCGGTGTTAGAGCccgtttggtattgaggtctagaATTATATCTCAATATTTCCATATTAAACTATATACTCATTGCAATATGAGAAACACAATATTACATAtgaaaataaacagaatattATGTAACGCAATCTTTCCACGATCCCAAATGCCAAGTCAGTGCTTTTcccatcaaaaaaattaatagaggtatctaaattattgtataataaAAAGCATTTTATTTAAAAGCACTACAACTTAATATAGCAACCAAACATGACCAAAATCAAGGGGACTTGTTTTGTGGCATATGTCTAGGGTGGGATGAGGAGCACATTTTTCTCCTTGATTTTAGGATAAagatgaaaacaaaaataacaaccAACCcatctctctagaagctctatATATCCACACAATCTACACATGCATGTATCCTAACTGCCTTTAACTATaagattctttttatttatccaatattttattttgatttccaaaattttgtatattcttTTTAGCAATCAAAACCCTAACATTGGAATGTTTTAATCAAGtccatttaattgaaaattacaaaatttcatgTCAACACCAAACTGTGATTATCACGTCAGTATTAAACCTTATTTATCACGTGATAATTTTTGCAtgagtaaaaaataatatataataataagggaaaactttaaataccctctgtgatttcgcactttcttactttagtaccatgtggtttaaagtgtatcaagttagtatcctgtggtttcgcaccttctcactttagtaacatgtggtttaaagtgtatcaaattagtaccatgtggtttcgtactttctcactttagtactctgtggtttaatatttcgttaaattatatacctcgaaatggataataaaaagagaaaattgaaactacagagtacttacttgaaataaaaatgaaaccacagggtactaacttgatacactcgaaaccacaggatactaaagtgagaaagtgcgaaaccacagggtactaacctGATACATTTGaaactacatgatactaaaatgagaaagtgcaaaaccacagggagggtatttgaagtttttcctaataataataattattattattattattagtgcaatatatttcaaaattcagtaactaaaatatttaattccaAACTATCTAAAATATCTGAATAGCATAGGGACTAACATAATCATCTAATTTACTCTTCTGTTTATCTAGTTTGTTACTTAATTATATCCATTAATCTAGCTATTAATATATCCTCATAATATCCCCTTTGTGAAAAGAATACTATCATTTTGATTCATATGTAGTAATTATGcagtgattattattattattattattgtttacttAATTACTATGGCCAACTTTGTGTACTGCTGCTTCTCACTTCTCCTGCTGCTGTTGATTCACCACTGCTTCCCCTCAGCAGAAGCTGCAGCAGTCTACAACATCACGGATTTCGGCGCGAAGCCCGACGGCCAGACTGACTCGACGAAAGCGTTGCTCGACGCCTGGGCGGCAGCCTGCGGCTCTGCCGAGCCCGCGTCGACCGTCTATGTGCCCGACGGGTTCTTCACCGTCGGACAGGCCGTTTTTACCGGGCCCTGTAACACAAATGGAGTGACTATCGAATGCGACGGAACGCTCGTGGCGCCGTCCGATTACTTGGTTCTTGCGTCCGCGGGCCAGTGGCTGAAGTTCGAAAGGGTCGAAGGTTTGTCGATCTTCGGCGGGACCATTGACGGCCACGGCTCGTCCTTTTGGGCCAATAAGGCCTCCGATAGCGGTTGCCCTAATGGGGCTCCGGTAAGTGAtctgagttttaaattttttcgccTGATCAATATTGTTGCCAATATTATAAATACCCTTACAAAGTTTCTGGAAGTGCGTGCACTTGTGATTTGATCTTTGATCTTTGATTGTGACATGCCTTTGCAGTCCTTGTACGTGGCAAACTCGAACGACGTCCTGATCAGCGGCTTGCGGTCGGTCGACAGCCAGCTGTACCACATTGTGATCGATGGCTGCGATCGCGTGCGGGTGCAGGGCGTCATGATCACCGCCCCGGGAAACAGCCCGAACACCGACGGCATCCATGTCGAGGACTCGACGAACGTTACGGTCGCCGAAGCCCTCATTCAGACCGGCGACGATTGCATCTCGGTCGGGCCCGGCACAAGCAACTTGTGGATCGAAAACGTCGTTTGTGGGCCGGGCCACGGCATCAGGTGTGTGTGGattgtatgatttttttttaaaaaaaaaacagggatTACCGCCGTCTCTGTTGCTTTAAGATTCACGTCGCGGAATTGATTGATTTgactaaaacctttctaaaatttgaataagtttCGTAGCGTTATAAATGCGAAATAAGTTATATAAATCAAAAAATGATAATTAAGTTCAATATATCTGTTATGTTagtaacaaatatataaaatatggttAAATTTTGGCACATGGATATGGGCACAGTATCGGAAGCTTAGGGAAAGGGTACGAGGAGAGAGGTGTCGAGAACGTCACCGTGAGGTCGACGGTGTTCACCGGGTCGATGAACGGGCTAAGGATCAAAACATGGGGGAGACCGAGCGACGGTTTCGTTCGCGGCGTCGCGTTCGAGCACGCACTCATGCAGAATGTTCGGAATCCGATTATCATCGACCAAAACTACTGTCCCAGTAACATCAATTGCCCTGATCAGGTACAATCATTTGAACCCTAACAATTTTTTGTACCATAGTTACggttcattatatatatatattttttttcaaaatttaaatatttttctgttGTTGTTTTCCCTCCAGAATTCGGGGGTGAGTATTAGCCAAGTGCAATACACGGATATTCAGGGATCATCGGCGTCGCAGGTGGCGGTGAACTTCAACTGCAGCGCGAGTAATCCGTGCAGCGGGATCGAGTTGCGGGACATAAAGCTTGATTACGACGGCAAGCCTGCGGAGTCGAGCTGTATGCATGCCAACGGCACCGCTTCTGGCACCGTCGTACCGCCCAGTTGCTTTTTGTAGTACAAAATTATATTGCTACGTAGcatgagaaaatattttattttgtttctgtacgtaataGTACGTCATATCGAATTGCGTATCTCTACTTAGATCCAATACcattaaagagaaaaagttgggcccaaaatatatacatatattcttTATCGAAATCCGAGTTGGGCCCAAAAATATGGCATGGATTTTGCTTATTGGTTGTGTGTTTTGGGCCTTAGAAGGgtctaaaaatctataaaaagtgTTATTAAATCAATCTTTAGGTGTTATCATTTACCCTTCTCTCATAATTTCATcatttaaaagaatttaaaagattaaaataaaattgtcattATCAATGTTTATCTTTTATAATAGGAAAGTGATATTGAAATATTCTATGAATAGTcttcttttattaattaaaatagtagGTAAAAATGAATAAGTTTTCAAGAACAGAGCGATGCTACTTATACACCCTAAAAGAGGGTATAAATTTATAAGATATTGcattattgatttattttttttaatactaaaaattcaaaGAGTTTTTAAATTCTAGGATGGAGGGTTTATAAATCATGCACcctctttttaatttgtttttatcAAGTTTTATAGCTAAATTGaacaatcatgtacaagaataaAACTTTAATATCTGTTATTATATTTCCATCCAAAAATTTTctagttaaatattaaaattttaaaaaatattaaaactcttATAAagagaattataattttgaaaaaacttcaaaaaaaccccatgtggtttcgcactttctcactttagtaccctgtggtttaaagtgtatcaatttgctcccctgtgattttatttttatcttttcggcgGCTTTTTTCCTTAAtgtttctttaaattatatacaaaaaacttcagatacccatttatcaaatatttactttagtattctttaattttaactttgtcactgattttaaaaaataataataaaattgataataaaatgagaaaaacgAAATCACAGAAAGACAAATTGATAccctttaaatcacaggatactagggtaagaaaatatgaaaccacatgagttttttttgaaatttttcctataatttttgaataaaaataagctCACACTGTTTTTTTTGCAAGTGGAAGGTACTTTTCATAATTTATTAAGGAATATAATAATTGATAAGTGACAATTAAAAAatggacttaaaaaaaaaatgcacgtGCTAGGCATGGTAATTAATGAGCTACTGATGTGGCAAAGCTCGCCTACTAAGTTtgacttttattttattttattttattttattttatttttctttggcaTTATTTTCACATCTCCTATCACATTACCTAACTCATACACTCTCCTAATTAATACCAACATCATTAAGATAAAAAGATTAACATTAAATcatcttataaatatttattttttcatttttttctaacttCCGAAAACCTATATTATACCAtctcaatatttcaaattattgcaTTAGCTCCCGCTCCATCACTactctgttaattttttataatttataccaaaattatACTTCAAAATAgcagaaataaattaaaatttattttttcttataaaaaattattgccCTCTCCATTAACACAGCACCTTTCCGAAAatattattgaaattttaatgaaacaaaatgtaaatttttaaaagtcagaaggaaaaataaaatagcaagtACTTAcggaagaattttttttaatttagccaAATATAAATTACTTATAGTTGATGATGGAGACAANTATCTAGCAAAGCAAAAGCTTCCACCAGTGCAATTGAAGAAGAGCctcacacacaaaaaaaaaaaaaacaaaatgtcaAAAATGAAGGGGAAAAATGTATCAAGCTCACTAaattttagctctattataaagttattttagaagtttaattttagttaatagactctttattttgttatatattttaataaatatataagtaattaaaattgttaatcaAAAAGTTATTTTCATTGTATATCTTGCACATATTCTTAtgcttataaaattttacaatataaaatttaacttaaggaatgaagcagatagctcgctacctatttctcaaaaaaaaaaattacaatataaaaaaaattattctcttaattaaactaataaaattatttctagcaTAAGAAAATTCTTCTTGAATATATTCCAAATTAGTTTTTTGTCATGTGAAATATCTAACTAATAAGAAGTAATCCATTGATTTTAcatgaaataatatttgaaaatttttttttctaatattttaatttatttaacatAAGATTTATGATTAAATGTTATTATAAGAATAACTTT
Coding sequences:
- the LOC109714103 gene encoding polygalacturonase-like yields the protein MANFVYCCFSLLLLLLIHHCFPSAEAAAVYNITDFGAKPDGQTDSTKALLDAWAAACGSAEPASTVYVPDGFFTVGQAVFTGPCNTNGVTIECDGTLVAPSDYLVLASAGQWLKFERVEGLSIFGGTIDGHGSSFWANKASDSGCPNGAPSLYVANSNDVLISGLRSVDSQLYHIVIDGCDRVRVQGVMITAPGNSPNTDGIHVEDSTNVTVAEALIQTGDDCISVGPGTSNLWIENVVCGPGHGISIGSLGKGYEERGVENVTVRSTVFTGSMNGLRIKTWGRPSDGFVRGVAFEHALMQNVRNPIIIDQNYCPSNINCPDQNSGVSISQVQYTDIQGSSASQVAVNFNCSASNPCSGIELRDIKLDYDGKPAESSCMHANGTASGTVVPPSCFL